From Odontesthes bonariensis isolate fOdoBon6 chromosome 21, fOdoBon6.hap1, whole genome shotgun sequence, a single genomic window includes:
- the LOC142371492 gene encoding cytohesin-4-like isoform X2, whose product MAVRRKDSFLWGRAPLKLPKSERQQGDNFKTHQFEPRDDIQLRLEISRVTPDIHNPELRQKSIKNSVRNRRFLRGKKKFNMDPNLGIHYLVENGLLEWEAEPVAEFLYKEEGLNKTAIGNFLGEREEMHLEVLKAFVDLHEFSDLNLVQALRQFLWSFRLPGEAQKIDRMMEAFATRYCDCNPGVFQSTDTCYILSFAIIMLNTSLHNPNVKEKPSLQLFVSMNRGINNGEDLPTELLTKLYASIRSEPFKIPEDDGNDLTLTFFNPDREGWLLKMGGRIKTWKRRWFILTDSCLYYFEYTTDKDPIGIIPLENLCIRKLQDSNKQYCLELYNPKGQKIKACKTENKGRVVQGKHQSYKLSAATAEERDDWIDAIRASITKDPFYDLVSLRKRKVTSNVSPKD is encoded by the exons ATGGCCGTGCGAAGGAAAGACAGCTTCCTCTGGGGGAGAG CTCCACTGAAACTCCCCAAATCTGAGAGGCAGCAGGGGGACAACTTCAAGACACACCAGTTTGAGCCACGAGATGACATTCAG CTGAGGCTGGAGATCAGTCGCGTCACGCCTGATATCCACAACCCTGAACTGAGGCAGAAGAGTAT AAAGAATTCTGTGAGGAACAGAAGATTCCTACGTGGGAAAAAGAAATTTAACATGGACCCAAATTTG GGTATCCATTACCTGGTTGAAAACGGCCTTCTTGAGTGGGAAGCAGAGCCGGTGGCAGAGTTTCTATACAAGGAGGAGGGGCTAAATAAGACCGCTATTGGCAATTTCTTGGGAGAAAG GGAGGAAATGCATCTGGAGGTACTGAAAGCGTTCGTGGACCTGCATGAGTTCTCCGACCTGAATCTGGTGCAGGCACTGAG GCAGTTTCTGTGGAGCTTTCGCCTCCCAGGAGAAGCTCAGAAGATTGACAGGATGATGGAGGCGTTTGCAACACGCTACTGTGACTGTAACCCAGGGGTCTTCCAATCCACAG ACACCTGCTACATCCTGTCTTTTGCCATCATCATGCTCAACACAAGCCTCCATAACCCCAACGTGAAAGAGAAACCCAGTCTGCAGCTGTTTGTCTCCATGAACAGAGGCATCAACAACGGCGAGGACCTGCCCACCGAGCTGCTCACG AAATTGTACGCCAGCATCCGCAGCGAGCCATTCAAAATCCCAGAAGATGACGGGAACGACCTCACGCTGACGTTTTTCAACCCAGACCGAGAGGGCTGGCTCCTAAAAATGG GTGGTCGGATTAAAACCTGGAAGAGGAGGTGGTTCATTCTCACAGATAGCTGCCTGTACTACTTTGAATATACCACG GATAAAGATCCAATCGGGATTATTCCTTTGGAGAACCTCTGTATCAGAAAGCTACAAGACTCAAACAAACAG TACTGTCTGGAGTTATATAACCCCAAAGGACAAAAGATTAAAGCCTGCAAGACGGAGAACAAAGGCAGAGTGGTGCAGGGTAAACACCAGTCATATAAGCTCAGCGCAGCCACCGCAGAGGAGCGGGACGACTGGATCGACGCAATCAG GGCGAGCATCACCAAGGACCCTTTCTATGACCTGGTGTCTCTACGCAAGAGGAAGGTCACGAGCAACGTTTCCCCGAAGGATTGA
- the LOC142371492 gene encoding cytohesin-4-like isoform X1: MAVRRKDSFLWGRAPLKLPKSERQQGDNFKTHQFEPRDDIQKLRLEISRVTPDIHNPELRQKSIKNSVRNRRFLRGKKKFNMDPNLGIHYLVENGLLEWEAEPVAEFLYKEEGLNKTAIGNFLGEREEMHLEVLKAFVDLHEFSDLNLVQALRQFLWSFRLPGEAQKIDRMMEAFATRYCDCNPGVFQSTDTCYILSFAIIMLNTSLHNPNVKEKPSLQLFVSMNRGINNGEDLPTELLTKLYASIRSEPFKIPEDDGNDLTLTFFNPDREGWLLKMGGRIKTWKRRWFILTDSCLYYFEYTTDKDPIGIIPLENLCIRKLQDSNKQYCLELYNPKGQKIKACKTENKGRVVQGKHQSYKLSAATAEERDDWIDAIRASITKDPFYDLVSLRKRKVTSNVSPKD; encoded by the exons ATGGCCGTGCGAAGGAAAGACAGCTTCCTCTGGGGGAGAG CTCCACTGAAACTCCCCAAATCTGAGAGGCAGCAGGGGGACAACTTCAAGACACACCAGTTTGAGCCACGAGATGACATTCAG AAGCTGAGGCTGGAGATCAGTCGCGTCACGCCTGATATCCACAACCCTGAACTGAGGCAGAAGAGTAT AAAGAATTCTGTGAGGAACAGAAGATTCCTACGTGGGAAAAAGAAATTTAACATGGACCCAAATTTG GGTATCCATTACCTGGTTGAAAACGGCCTTCTTGAGTGGGAAGCAGAGCCGGTGGCAGAGTTTCTATACAAGGAGGAGGGGCTAAATAAGACCGCTATTGGCAATTTCTTGGGAGAAAG GGAGGAAATGCATCTGGAGGTACTGAAAGCGTTCGTGGACCTGCATGAGTTCTCCGACCTGAATCTGGTGCAGGCACTGAG GCAGTTTCTGTGGAGCTTTCGCCTCCCAGGAGAAGCTCAGAAGATTGACAGGATGATGGAGGCGTTTGCAACACGCTACTGTGACTGTAACCCAGGGGTCTTCCAATCCACAG ACACCTGCTACATCCTGTCTTTTGCCATCATCATGCTCAACACAAGCCTCCATAACCCCAACGTGAAAGAGAAACCCAGTCTGCAGCTGTTTGTCTCCATGAACAGAGGCATCAACAACGGCGAGGACCTGCCCACCGAGCTGCTCACG AAATTGTACGCCAGCATCCGCAGCGAGCCATTCAAAATCCCAGAAGATGACGGGAACGACCTCACGCTGACGTTTTTCAACCCAGACCGAGAGGGCTGGCTCCTAAAAATGG GTGGTCGGATTAAAACCTGGAAGAGGAGGTGGTTCATTCTCACAGATAGCTGCCTGTACTACTTTGAATATACCACG GATAAAGATCCAATCGGGATTATTCCTTTGGAGAACCTCTGTATCAGAAAGCTACAAGACTCAAACAAACAG TACTGTCTGGAGTTATATAACCCCAAAGGACAAAAGATTAAAGCCTGCAAGACGGAGAACAAAGGCAGAGTGGTGCAGGGTAAACACCAGTCATATAAGCTCAGCGCAGCCACCGCAGAGGAGCGGGACGACTGGATCGACGCAATCAG GGCGAGCATCACCAAGGACCCTTTCTATGACCTGGTGTCTCTACGCAAGAGGAAGGTCACGAGCAACGTTTCCCCGAAGGATTGA
- the fam83fa gene encoding protein FAM83F, giving the protein MAESQLMCMDDEHVNEKVSESKPEFYYSEEQRAALEQLLRNGDGAFKMRLKEDNVKDFLCAREVKVIRKTFHEYDTDSDSESGEQEKPKEASSADSGVHSTYWPQMSDTEVPPLDIGWPGSSGVYKGVTRVSVHTHPPKGPGPHIKEVVRRLIQGSHKVVAIVMDLLTDLQILQDLLDASSRRGVAIYIVLEARGVPHFLDMCSRLQINATHLRNLRVRMVRGAGLALSFGKLSGSLCSKYMLVDGEKVMFGSYSFTWTSSRMDRNVITVMSGHTVDFFDNDFRELYAVSEQVDLYSDLNIAKPPLPTPIMKPKVEHFRPLPTSTSRFQVSVGDSRQMDLKVPAHKYHNPKYSLVFGNSLGLTGSLQDLSTQRDSLVGGFNQRNGVQNSPLHTSRDGKEKVDRVFPPSPASPAEEENDGQKKNQGLLAKKQRSSFRHFLKGRGANHSTETIEEGVVTPQSPAPTPKVPETNGVAGNELEDSFEIIVKPGPLKSLKTKKPSKVIQRSMSLQTINTGDDDGPKSRRRHQKKNCIQS; this is encoded by the exons ATGGCGGAGTCCCAGCTGATGTGCATGGACGATGAGCACGTCAACGAGAAGGTCTCGGAGTCCAAACCGGAGTTTTACTACAGCGAGGAGCAGCGGGCCGCCCTGGAGCAGCTGCTGCGGAACGGCGACGGAGCCTTCAAGATGCGCCTTAAGGAGGACAACGTCAAGGACTTCCTCTGCGCCAGGGAGGTAAAAGTCATCCGAAAAACGTTTCACGAGTACGACACGGACAGCGACTCGGAATCTGGCGAGCAGGAGAAGCCCAAAGAGGCCTCCAGCGCGGACTCCGGTGTCCACTCCACCTACTGGCCGCAGATGTCCGACACCGAGGTGCCGCCTCTGGACATCGGCTGGCCGGGCAGCAGCGGCGTCTACAAGGGGGTGACCCGGGTGTCCGTGCACACCCATCCACCCAAGGGGCCCGGACCGCACATCAAGGAGGTGGTGAGGAGACTCATACAGGGCTCTCATAAG GTGGTGGCCATCGTCATGGACCTCCTGACAGACCTGCAGATCCTCCAGGACCTGCTGGATGCTTCTTCACGGCGCGGGGTGGCTATCTACATTGTGCTGGAGGCCAGGGGAGTTCCCCACTTCCTGGATATGTGCTCTCGGCTGCAGATCAATGCGACGCACCTGCGG AATCTCCGTGTGCGCATGGTGAGAGGTGCAGGGCTGGCCCTGTCGTTTGGAAAGCTTTCCGGCTCATTGTGCTCCAAATACATGCTGGTGGATGGAGAAAAAGTCATGTTTGGGTCCTACAG CTTCACCTGGACTTCGTCTCGGATGGATAGGAACGTGATCACTGTGATGTCTGGGCATACTGTGGACTTCTTTGACAATGACTTCAGGGAGCTCTACGCCGTGTCTGAACAGGTGGACCTTTACAGTGACTTAAACATCGCCAAGCCGCCTCTCCCAACACCCATAATGAAGCCAAAGGTGGAGCACTTCCGCCCTCTACCCACATCCACGTCTCGCTTTCAGGTATCTGTCGGGGACTCGAGACAAATGGACCTAAAGGTGCCTGCACATAAGTACCATAATCCCAAGTACTCCCTGGTTTTTGGAAATAGTTTGGGGTTGACGGGTTCCCTGCAAGACCTGTCGACTCAGAGGGACTCGCTGGTTGGTGGGTTCAACCAGAGGAACGGCGTGCAGAACAGTCCTCTTCATACCAGCAGGGACGGCAAGGAGAAGGTGGACCGAGTCTTCCCACCAAGTCCGGCTTCACCTGCAGAGGAGGAAAACGACGGCCAGAAGAAGAACCAGGGGCTTTTAGCGAAGAAGCAGCGCAGCTCCTTCAGGCACTTCCTGAAAGGCCGAGGAGCCAATCACAGCACAGAGACGATAGAGGAAGGTGTGGTCACTCCtcagagccccgcccccactCCTAAAGTGCCAGAGACCAATGGTGTCGCAGGAAACGAGCTGGAAGACTCATTTGAGATCATTGTGAAACCAGGACCACTGAAATCACTGAAAACTAAGAAGCCATCTAAAGTTATTCAGAGGAGCATGTCTCTGCAGACCATCAACACAGGAGACGATGATG GACCGAAATCTCGACGGCGGCATCAGAAGAAGAACTGCATCCAGTCATGA